One Aliidiomarina minuta genomic region harbors:
- the mnmA gene encoding tRNA 2-thiouridine(34) synthase MnmA, whose protein sequence is MIHSSEKPPAECKVIVGMSGGVDSSVSAYLLQQQGYQVEGLFMKNWEEDDTDEYCAASEDLADAEAVCQKLGIELHTINFAAEYWDNVFEYFLQEYKAGRTPNPDIMCNKEIKFKAFLEFAADALEADYIATGHYCQRRFNGTSWELLRGLDENKDQSYFLYTLSSEHIAQTLFPVGSIEKPEVRRIAEEQGLVTHDKKDSTGICFIGERKFKDFLQQYLPAKPGPMVTVDGDVIGEHQGLMYHTLGQRKGLLIGGMANAGEDPWYVVDKDVAKNHLIVAQGRNHPLLFSDGLIAKQLHWVNRENIKHSIECTVKTRYRQQDIGCRIEPQNDETLHVYFDEPISSVTPGQSAVFYKGDVCLGGGIIESRITQHEVAL, encoded by the coding sequence ATGATCCACTCTTCTGAAAAGCCCCCAGCAGAATGCAAAGTTATCGTCGGTATGTCCGGCGGTGTTGATTCTTCCGTTTCCGCCTACTTGTTACAGCAGCAGGGCTATCAGGTTGAAGGCCTGTTTATGAAAAACTGGGAAGAAGATGATACCGATGAATACTGTGCTGCTTCTGAAGATTTGGCAGATGCGGAAGCTGTATGCCAGAAATTAGGCATTGAGTTGCATACGATCAATTTTGCCGCCGAGTACTGGGACAACGTATTTGAATATTTCCTCCAGGAATATAAAGCTGGCCGCACTCCTAATCCAGATATCATGTGCAATAAAGAAATTAAGTTTAAAGCATTTCTCGAGTTTGCCGCCGACGCCCTGGAAGCCGATTATATTGCGACCGGACATTACTGCCAGCGCCGCTTTAATGGCACTAGCTGGGAGCTGTTGCGTGGTCTCGATGAGAATAAAGATCAGAGCTACTTTTTATATACTCTTTCTTCAGAACACATTGCGCAAACGTTGTTTCCTGTAGGCAGCATAGAAAAACCTGAGGTGCGGCGTATTGCCGAGGAACAGGGACTGGTAACTCATGATAAAAAAGATTCCACGGGTATCTGCTTTATTGGCGAGCGCAAATTTAAAGACTTCTTACAACAGTATTTACCCGCTAAACCCGGTCCTATGGTTACCGTAGATGGCGATGTCATCGGTGAACACCAGGGCCTGATGTATCATACCCTTGGTCAGCGTAAAGGTTTGCTGATTGGCGGTATGGCTAACGCTGGCGAAGACCCCTGGTATGTTGTCGATAAAGATGTTGCTAAAAATCACCTGATTGTGGCTCAGGGGCGCAACCACCCGCTTCTTTTCTCGGATGGGCTGATTGCCAAACAGTTACACTGGGTAAACAGAGAAAATATAAAGCACAGCATAGAGTGCACAGTGAAGACACGTTATCGTCAACAGGATATTGGTTGCCGTATTGAACCTCAGAATGATGAGACTCTGCATGTTTATTTTGACGAGCCGATATCATCGGTTACTCCGGGACAGTCCGCCGTATTTTATAAGGGAGATGTCTGCCTTGGCGGCGGCATTATTGAATCCCGTATCACGCAACACGAGGTCGCATTATGA
- a CDS encoding pseudouridine synthase, which translates to MARRPRPRVSKLLLFNKPFAVLTQFSGQQGDSTLADYIKVPDVYPAGRLDKDSEGLLLLTNDGRLQARISDPDFKLEKTYYVLVEGEPSISALNALQQGVELKDGLTRPAQVVQVDEPDWLWPRNPPVRIRKSIKDTWLKLTIREGKNRQVRRMTAHIGHPTLRLIRSQVGNWTIQDIAVGEWYEAAPEGLANVAQRQRK; encoded by the coding sequence ATGGCGCGCAGACCCCGTCCCCGAGTCAGTAAATTACTTTTGTTTAACAAGCCATTTGCTGTATTAACTCAGTTTAGTGGCCAACAGGGTGACAGCACGCTGGCTGACTATATTAAGGTACCTGATGTGTATCCAGCCGGAAGGCTGGACAAAGACAGTGAAGGCCTGCTCCTGCTGACTAATGATGGCCGCTTACAAGCTCGAATCAGCGATCCGGACTTTAAACTGGAAAAAACCTATTATGTATTAGTTGAAGGTGAACCTTCCATATCTGCTCTGAATGCATTGCAGCAAGGTGTCGAACTAAAAGATGGCCTTACCCGCCCAGCTCAAGTGGTGCAAGTAGATGAACCAGACTGGTTATGGCCACGGAATCCACCGGTTCGGATTCGCAAAAGCATTAAGGACACCTGGTTAAAACTGACTATCCGCGAAGGTAAAAATCGCCAGGTGCGACGCATGACAGCACATATTGGGCACCCTACTCTGCGTTTGATCCGTTCACAGGTGGGTAACTGGACTATTCAGGATATTGCGGTCGGAGAATGGTATGAAGCGGCTCCTGAAGGGCTGGCAAACGTAGCGCAGCGACAGAGAAAGTGA
- a CDS encoding glucosaminidase domain-containing protein, which yields MNWLFRIIATLVIVIAVIYPFYEQIEKMEADTSREATVTTGLPAVYVSPATTTTDLPDFASIRDITERKKTFFAYLLPAIHEENQRIEEQRVHLRRIQEKQRLGKTLTNREKEWLNEMANFYRVEETQRKGQIADLLNRADIIPDTLILIQAANESGWGTSRFATDALNFFGQWCWTQGCGLVPAARPDGQVYEVRTFESMEASVRSYIRNLNTHFAYSDLRGIRSELRANNDDISSTYLTQGLLSYSERGEEYIEELNQMIRINRPIILEVQEEIDS from the coding sequence ATGAATTGGCTTTTTAGAATTATAGCAACACTGGTTATTGTAATCGCCGTTATCTATCCGTTTTATGAACAGATTGAAAAGATGGAAGCAGATACTAGCAGAGAGGCAACTGTCACCACCGGATTACCTGCTGTTTATGTAAGTCCGGCAACGACTACTACTGACTTGCCTGACTTTGCGTCTATACGCGATATCACTGAGCGCAAAAAAACATTTTTTGCTTATTTATTACCCGCTATTCATGAAGAGAATCAGCGTATTGAAGAGCAGCGAGTGCATTTGCGTCGTATTCAGGAAAAGCAAAGACTTGGAAAAACATTAACTAATCGAGAGAAAGAATGGCTGAATGAAATGGCCAACTTTTATCGGGTCGAAGAAACTCAGCGAAAAGGTCAAATCGCCGATTTATTGAATCGGGCCGATATTATACCTGATACTTTAATTTTAATTCAGGCCGCTAATGAGTCTGGTTGGGGGACTTCGCGGTTTGCTACGGATGCACTTAATTTCTTCGGCCAATGGTGCTGGACTCAGGGCTGTGGTTTAGTTCCAGCAGCGCGTCCAGACGGACAGGTTTATGAGGTTCGTACTTTTGAAAGTATGGAAGCTTCTGTACGTAGTTATATTCGCAACCTGAATACGCACTTTGCTTATTCTGATTTACGTGGGATACGTTCAGAGCTGCGCGCCAACAATGACGATATCTCCTCGACATATTTAACTCAGGGATTGTTAAGTTATTCTGAGCGTGGCGAGGAGTATATTGAAGAATTAAATCAAATGATACGCATCAATCGTCCTATCATTCTTGAAGTTCAGGAAGAGATTGACTCTTAA
- the ttcA gene encoding tRNA 2-thiocytidine(32) synthetase TtcA: MSQQQKQQYSLNKLEKRIRRQVGQAINDFAMIEEGDRIMVCLSGGKDSYTMLSVLRYLQQVAPVSFKIIAVNLDQKQPGFPEHILPQYLQEAGVDYRIIEEDTYAIVKEKIPEGKTTCSLCSRLRRGILYRTAKELGATKIALGHHRDDMLETLFLNMFHGGSLKSMPPKLVSDNGEHVVIRPLAYVKEKDIQVYADAQKYPIIPCNLCGSQKNLQRQSIKDMLRQWDQQFPGRIESMFTAMQNVVPSHLTDNKLFDFAGVKQTGTPMIDGDTAFDQQVITGNVFQKEDNDIDMSINVVNIGKS; encoded by the coding sequence ATGTCTCAACAACAGAAACAGCAATATAGTTTAAATAAACTGGAAAAGCGCATTCGTCGCCAGGTTGGCCAGGCTATTAATGACTTTGCTATGATCGAGGAAGGCGACCGAATAATGGTTTGTCTGTCAGGCGGCAAAGACAGTTACACTATGCTTTCAGTCTTGCGTTATCTGCAGCAGGTTGCTCCGGTTTCTTTTAAAATTATTGCCGTTAATCTGGACCAGAAACAACCCGGTTTCCCAGAGCATATCCTTCCACAATACTTGCAAGAAGCTGGCGTAGATTACCGTATTATCGAAGAAGATACTTACGCTATTGTTAAAGAGAAAATTCCCGAAGGAAAAACCACTTGCTCCTTATGCTCGCGTTTACGTCGCGGTATTCTGTACCGTACCGCAAAAGAGCTGGGAGCTACCAAAATAGCACTGGGTCATCACCGTGATGACATGTTGGAAACGCTGTTTTTGAATATGTTTCATGGTGGAAGCCTGAAGTCCATGCCGCCTAAGTTGGTGAGTGATAATGGCGAGCATGTGGTGATTCGTCCACTTGCTTACGTTAAAGAAAAAGATATTCAAGTCTACGCAGATGCTCAGAAGTACCCCATTATTCCCTGTAACCTTTGTGGTTCGCAAAAAAACCTGCAGCGGCAGTCGATAAAAGACATGTTGCGTCAGTGGGACCAACAGTTTCCAGGGCGTATTGAGAGCATGTTTACTGCTATGCAGAATGTAGTGCCATCGCACCTGACAGATAATAAACTATTTGATTTCGCCGGGGTTAAACAAACGGGAACTCCCATGATTGACGGAGACACCGCTTTTGATCAGCAGGTTATAACTGGTAATGTCTTTCAGAAGGAAGATAACGACATTGATATGAGTATCAATGTCGTTAATATTGGCAAGTCTTAA
- the uspE gene encoding universal stress protein UspE, which translates to MYKNILVVLDPSADSQKALNRGLKLARLQSASLTLFLSIYDFSYEMTTMLSGEERESMRSGLVEGHEQWVEDLLKDYDTRGLELDIKVVWHHRPFESIIKTSLEQKHDLIIKGTHRHDKLQSVIFTPTDWHLLRKAPCPVLLVKEHEWPPHGQVIAAVNAGADDKPHQSLNERIIKSAKGMSELLEAHLHLVNCYPTAPLNMAIEIPEFDTSDYQANVRNYHQESLGKLAEEHRLLEENLHVREGLPEDQIPALADELDAELVVLGTIGRTGITAALLGNTAEHVIEQLNCDVLAIKPEGFKSPLAE; encoded by the coding sequence ATGTATAAGAATATTTTAGTTGTACTCGATCCGTCTGCGGATTCACAAAAAGCTCTGAACAGAGGGTTAAAGCTAGCTCGGTTGCAGTCAGCTTCACTTACTCTCTTTCTCTCAATCTATGACTTTTCCTATGAAATGACCACCATGTTGTCCGGTGAAGAACGAGAATCAATGCGTTCGGGACTGGTAGAAGGCCATGAGCAGTGGGTAGAAGACTTATTGAAAGATTATGATACCCGAGGATTGGAGCTGGATATTAAAGTGGTTTGGCATCATCGGCCGTTTGAGTCCATTATTAAAACCTCTCTTGAGCAAAAACATGATCTTATCATCAAGGGCACTCACCGCCACGATAAACTGCAGAGTGTTATTTTTACGCCTACAGACTGGCATTTATTGCGTAAAGCCCCCTGCCCCGTACTTCTGGTTAAAGAGCATGAATGGCCTCCGCATGGCCAGGTTATAGCTGCGGTTAATGCCGGCGCCGATGATAAACCTCATCAGTCATTAAATGAACGTATTATTAAATCCGCTAAAGGCATGAGTGAACTGCTGGAGGCCCACTTACATCTGGTTAACTGTTACCCCACTGCACCGCTGAACATGGCTATTGAAATTCCAGAATTCGATACCAGCGATTATCAGGCTAATGTGCGTAATTATCATCAGGAATCATTAGGCAAATTAGCTGAAGAGCACAGGCTGCTGGAAGAAAACCTGCATGTACGCGAAGGTTTGCCTGAGGACCAGATACCTGCCCTGGCAGACGAGCTTGATGCCGAACTGGTGGTATTAGGTACTATAGGTCGTACCGGTATTACTGCCGCCTTGTTGGGGAATACCGCCGAACACGTGATTGAGCAGCTTAATTGTGATGTCCTGGCGATAAAACCCGAAGGCTTTAAATCACCACTGGCGGAATAG
- the fnr gene encoding fumarate/nitrate reduction transcriptional regulator Fnr, translating to MSERFRVVSNINCQNCSISQLCLPYTLDDSSLNQLDNIIERKRPYHKGELIFQAGEPLRSLYAVRSGSFKSYSVSNDGDAQITAFHLPGDLIGFDSVHSSTYCSFSEALETSMVCEIPYANLETLSDQLPLLRRQVMRLMSSEISADKQLMSLLNNKSAEQRLATFLLDFSERFRSRGLSSREFRLSMTRAEIGNFLGLTVETVSRLLSKLHRESCITVDGKFIFLKDSPRLQDIAGLQLRACATS from the coding sequence ATGTCAGAACGTTTTCGGGTAGTAAGCAATATCAATTGTCAGAACTGTAGTATCAGTCAGTTATGCCTACCTTACACGTTGGATGACTCATCGCTCAATCAGCTGGATAATATTATTGAGCGCAAACGCCCTTATCACAAAGGCGAACTGATCTTTCAGGCTGGCGAACCTTTACGATCCTTGTATGCGGTGCGCTCCGGCAGCTTCAAAAGCTACAGCGTTTCTAATGACGGCGATGCTCAAATCACGGCATTTCATCTGCCCGGTGATTTGATTGGTTTTGATTCAGTTCACAGCTCCACTTATTGTAGTTTCTCTGAAGCACTGGAAACATCCATGGTCTGTGAAATTCCTTATGCAAACCTGGAGACCCTGAGTGACCAGTTGCCCTTGTTGCGGCGCCAGGTTATGCGTTTAATGAGTAGTGAAATAAGTGCGGATAAACAACTGATGTCATTACTTAATAATAAAAGTGCTGAACAACGCCTGGCTACTTTTTTACTCGACTTCTCAGAACGTTTTCGTAGCCGCGGCCTTTCTTCCCGTGAATTTCGTTTAAGCATGACTCGTGCTGAGATTGGAAACTTCCTTGGCTTAACGGTAGAAACGGTGAGCCGGCTACTTAGTAAGTTGCACAGAGAATCCTGTATTACGGTAGACGGCAAGTTTATTTTCCTTAAAGACAGCCCGCGGTTGCAGGATATAGCGGGTTTACAGTTAAGAGCTTGCGCTACATCATAG
- a CDS encoding sulfite exporter TauE/SafE family protein — protein MQQIDLVSAVLMGLAGSGHCIAMCGGLAGAMGLNQSPWRLLIYNLGRISSYMLAGAILGSAIFAITQVSNQSLIIVRFAAGLMMILLALYITRVWMALAFLERVGAYLWRLIKPLLRYFPANAGAGRLYIAGMLWGWLPCGLVYSALTWAALSGSPQGGALTMLAFGLGTLPSMLIFGVFSRKLSTLVTSAGFRWVAGILLLVYGIMTCAVAVQQWN, from the coding sequence ATGCAGCAAATTGATCTCGTTTCCGCCGTTCTGATGGGGCTGGCCGGTAGTGGACACTGTATTGCTATGTGTGGTGGTCTTGCGGGCGCTATGGGGCTGAATCAATCGCCATGGCGACTGTTGATTTATAATCTGGGGCGTATTTCCTCTTATATGCTAGCCGGGGCTATTCTGGGTAGCGCTATTTTTGCCATCACTCAAGTGAGCAATCAATCCTTAATTATAGTGCGTTTCGCAGCTGGACTGATGATGATATTACTTGCTTTGTATATCACCAGAGTCTGGATGGCATTGGCCTTTCTGGAGCGCGTTGGCGCTTATTTATGGCGTTTGATTAAACCCCTGCTAAGGTATTTCCCGGCGAATGCCGGTGCCGGTCGTTTGTATATTGCCGGTATGTTGTGGGGCTGGCTGCCCTGCGGTTTAGTCTACAGCGCACTAACCTGGGCCGCTTTGTCAGGTAGTCCCCAGGGCGGTGCTCTGACTATGCTGGCATTTGGTCTCGGAACTTTACCTTCCATGTTGATTTTCGGAGTGTTTAGTCGCAAACTGAGTACCTTGGTGACTTCTGCTGGTTTTCGCTGGGTCGCCGGTATCTTATTGTTGGTATACGGCATCATGACCTGTGCTGTTGCTGTGCAACAATGGAACTGA
- the ccoS gene encoding cbb3-type cytochrome oxidase assembly protein CcoS, which translates to MEIIHIAVPAAILLVILVIALFWWAVRNDQFDDLERQGMNILLDEEEPQKKNNKKANKQDDDAAN; encoded by the coding sequence ATGGAAATCATTCATATCGCAGTGCCTGCCGCTATTCTTCTGGTTATTCTGGTGATAGCACTGTTCTGGTGGGCGGTCCGTAACGATCAGTTTGATGATCTTGAACGTCAGGGCATGAATATCCTGCTGGACGAAGAAGAGCCGCAGAAAAAAAACAACAAAAAGGCAAACAAACAGGACGACGATGCAGCAAATTGA
- a CDS encoding heavy metal translocating P-type ATPase, whose protein sequence is MSSAVRCFHCHQPVPAGLNLSVEIDGEDKPMCCYGCQSVADTIVSQGLIHFYKFREIDDEGVPQALVPEELDSLHEQVKAYDDPDIQREFVRSGDVNEVTLAVEGMTCAACAWLIERQLRGLSGIQHVVVNATTDRVNVKWLPETLKLSDILASIHKVGYRALPFQQADLEQSFEKTRRSYIMRLGVAGLASMQTMMVAFGLYYDDIDDMHRLYFWWVSLLFTAPVIVYSCQPFFANAIRALRARTVNMDVPVSLAMMLAFVASFYATVFDTGEVYYECVSMFAFLLLAGRYLELLAKHRAVANAANLMKLIPAFAERRHDDEWQRVMVKYLQMDDEIRVKPGEPIPVDGELISEQAWCDESLLTGESRPIAKQQCDSLYAGSVNQQSPLIMKVKSTHQDTLLAGIVSLQDTAMQQKPRFARLADIVGRYFVIGTLTVSSLTFLSWMLLSPADAFWVTLAVLVATCPCALALAAPTAMSGAINRLNRSGVLVKNAAILEILPKVNTLCLDKTGTLTQGRFSLVQSWFREVGNESQYSAIARSLEQYSEHPLARPFQQIAVQEVSLDNVDNQPGQGLSGLHKEQDYRIGSLNYIQQWHPDAQSPLPQANVYLCDRSGILAAWQVDDELRPDALDMVNWFKKRGFKLIMLTGDHQDRAMSMAKILGIEDVRAGLQPKDKMESLRELQQHGAVMMVGDGINDAPVLAQADASVTFASGTELAQAGSDVVILNGRLHALQGLLHTGTLTRAIIRQNFAWALGYNAVILPLAVTGHVGPLWAMLGMSISSLIVVSNSLRLLKKPRGG, encoded by the coding sequence TTATAAGTTTCGTGAAATCGATGATGAAGGCGTACCTCAGGCACTGGTTCCTGAAGAGCTGGACTCGCTGCATGAGCAGGTCAAAGCCTATGACGATCCGGATATTCAGCGCGAGTTTGTGCGCAGCGGTGACGTCAATGAAGTGACCCTGGCTGTAGAAGGCATGACCTGCGCTGCCTGCGCCTGGCTTATTGAACGGCAGTTAAGAGGCCTGTCCGGCATCCAGCACGTGGTTGTGAATGCGACAACGGACAGGGTCAACGTCAAATGGTTGCCTGAAACCCTTAAACTAAGCGATATTCTGGCCAGTATCCACAAGGTTGGCTATCGTGCATTGCCTTTTCAGCAAGCCGATTTAGAACAGAGTTTTGAAAAAACCAGACGCAGCTATATCATGCGCCTGGGCGTCGCCGGGCTGGCTTCTATGCAGACCATGATGGTGGCTTTTGGTCTTTATTACGATGATATTGATGATATGCATCGTCTCTATTTTTGGTGGGTGTCTTTGCTGTTCACCGCCCCGGTTATTGTCTACAGTTGCCAGCCTTTTTTCGCTAACGCTATCCGTGCATTGCGGGCACGTACTGTGAACATGGATGTCCCCGTATCTCTGGCTATGATGCTGGCATTTGTCGCCAGCTTTTATGCCACTGTTTTTGATACCGGCGAAGTTTATTATGAATGTGTTTCTATGTTCGCCTTCCTGCTTCTGGCTGGCCGCTACCTGGAACTGCTGGCCAAACATCGAGCGGTCGCTAATGCTGCCAACCTGATGAAGCTGATCCCTGCTTTTGCCGAGCGCCGGCATGATGACGAATGGCAGCGTGTGATGGTCAAATACCTGCAGATGGACGATGAAATCCGGGTTAAGCCCGGTGAACCGATTCCTGTTGACGGTGAACTGATTTCCGAACAAGCCTGGTGTGATGAATCTCTGCTTACCGGTGAAAGCCGGCCAATAGCCAAGCAACAGTGCGACAGTCTTTATGCTGGCAGCGTAAATCAGCAGTCACCACTGATCATGAAAGTAAAAAGTACGCATCAGGATACCTTGTTGGCTGGCATTGTCTCACTTCAGGACACGGCTATGCAGCAGAAACCTAGGTTTGCCCGTCTCGCTGATATTGTCGGTCGTTATTTTGTAATAGGCACCCTGACTGTTTCCAGTTTAACCTTTTTAAGCTGGATGCTGTTATCCCCAGCGGACGCCTTCTGGGTCACCCTTGCGGTGCTCGTGGCCACCTGCCCTTGTGCCCTGGCTCTGGCAGCTCCGACCGCGATGAGCGGCGCTATTAATCGCCTGAACCGAAGTGGCGTACTGGTCAAAAATGCTGCAATCCTGGAAATATTACCCAAGGTCAATACGCTCTGCCTGGACAAAACCGGCACTCTGACACAAGGGCGTTTCAGCCTGGTGCAAAGCTGGTTCCGGGAAGTGGGTAATGAATCGCAGTACAGTGCTATCGCACGCTCCCTCGAACAGTATTCGGAACACCCGCTGGCCCGCCCTTTCCAGCAGATCGCGGTGCAGGAAGTCTCGCTGGACAACGTGGATAACCAACCCGGTCAGGGACTGAGTGGTTTGCATAAAGAGCAGGATTATCGAATAGGCAGTTTGAACTATATTCAGCAATGGCATCCAGATGCTCAGTCACCACTGCCTCAGGCCAATGTGTATTTATGTGATCGTTCAGGAATTCTGGCGGCCTGGCAGGTAGATGACGAGTTAAGGCCGGATGCACTGGATATGGTGAACTGGTTTAAGAAACGAGGTTTTAAGCTGATTATGCTGACCGGTGATCATCAGGACCGGGCTATGAGTATGGCCAAAATTCTGGGCATAGAAGATGTTCGGGCCGGGTTACAGCCGAAAGACAAAATGGAAAGTTTACGTGAACTGCAACAGCACGGCGCGGTAATGATGGTCGGGGATGGTATTAATGATGCGCCGGTGTTAGCACAGGCCGATGCCTCGGTGACCTTTGCTTCCGGCACTGAGCTGGCTCAAGCTGGTAGCGACGTGGTCATTTTAAATGGCCGCTTGCATGCCTTGCAGGGGTTATTACACACGGGGACTTTAACGCGCGCTATTATCCGCCAGAACTTTGCCTGGGCTCTGGGCTACAATGCCGTTATTCTGCCGCTTGCAGTAACCGGTCATGTGGGTCCATTATGGGCTATGCTGGGTATGTCAATCAGCTCACTCATAGTAGTTTCCAATTCATTACGTTTATTAAAAAAACCGCGCGGAGGCTAA